In Desulfovibrio gilichinskyi, a genomic segment contains:
- a CDS encoding potassium channel family protein → MAGRIEVGVIGLGKFGLELARNLREMGHGVTGIDSSTEKVKIAKPYLTHVFQADGTDQQTLEQLSFQDFNYVVVSTGDSMEASILVVLNLQEIGVKKIWVKAMSDAHKKVLNKLGVDFVVFPEHFAAKQLAYKLATPGMLDYLSMGQDVLIKEKKVGDWKGKTLIDLNLTNNFQVQVIAIRKGGTDELNFVPKATEPLEEHDMLVLIGYHENLVKMP, encoded by the coding sequence ATGGCAGGCAGAATAGAAGTAGGAGTTATCGGACTTGGAAAATTCGGACTTGAATTAGCCCGCAACTTACGTGAAATGGGACACGGAGTAACCGGAATTGATTCCAGTACGGAAAAAGTAAAAATTGCAAAACCCTACCTGACCCATGTTTTTCAGGCTGACGGTACAGACCAGCAGACTCTTGAACAACTCAGCTTTCAGGATTTTAATTATGTTGTAGTTTCCACCGGTGATTCCATGGAAGCAAGCATTCTGGTTGTTCTGAACCTACAGGAAATTGGCGTTAAGAAAATATGGGTCAAGGCAATGAGCGACGCTCATAAGAAAGTTCTGAACAAACTCGGCGTGGATTTCGTTGTTTTCCCCGAACATTTCGCAGCTAAACAGCTGGCCTACAAGCTTGCAACTCCAGGGATGCTTGATTATCTTTCCATGGGACAAGATGTACTTATAAAAGAGAAAAAAGTCGGCGACTGGAAAGGAAAAACTTTGATAGATTTGAATTTAACGAACAATTTTCAAGTACAGGTCATTGCTATCCGGAAAGGCGGCACTGACGAACTTAACTTTGTACCTAAGGCTACAGAGCCTTTAGAAGAACACGACATGCTTGTCCTGATAGGCTATCACGAGAATCTCGTCAAAATGCCTTAA
- a CDS encoding TrkH family potassium uptake protein, which yields MKSKASSPFWVPIYAFMITIISGGLLLKLDICHPDKTLSLIDAIFTATSAVCVTGLAVVDTGSFFSRTGQSVILALIQLGGLGIMTYASLVIYLLGKKVSASDRIAVSQTLIHDPSFNIGRFIVGVVAAVLSIELIGAFLLNRMDPHGFAPYSAIFHSVSAFCNAGFSLYSDSLSSWKDNVGINAVFMALIVLGGLGFYVLIELWQKLCDFILKKKRPIAAHPISWQTHVVLETTLILIIAGAVAIWLAESLRVHVIPNFESNELSALFQSVTCRTAGFNTLDISNMTNVSLIFMIFLMVIGGSPGSCAGGLKTTTFRALFAFVVAKIRGRSQVRVGWYALTEDSINKSLTLMALAGVILGIAVILLSITEGGNIPHTQARGHFIEIFFETVSAFATVGLSTGITPKLTFSGKIIIISLMFVGRLGPVWLLTAINSWQKEPRYKLPEDDLSLG from the coding sequence ATGAAATCAAAAGCATCTTCTCCTTTCTGGGTGCCCATTTATGCATTCATGATCACAATTATTTCCGGTGGCTTGCTGCTTAAACTGGATATTTGCCATCCTGACAAAACACTTTCACTGATTGATGCAATATTCACAGCAACATCAGCCGTTTGTGTAACAGGCCTTGCTGTAGTTGATACAGGCTCATTTTTCAGCCGTACAGGTCAAAGCGTAATTCTGGCTCTGATACAGCTCGGCGGATTAGGAATCATGACCTACGCAAGTCTTGTAATATACCTTCTGGGCAAAAAGGTAAGTGCCTCAGACCGTATCGCTGTAAGTCAGACTCTTATTCACGACCCCTCTTTTAATATTGGAAGATTTATTGTCGGAGTGGTAGCCGCAGTTCTTTCCATTGAACTTATAGGAGCATTTCTCCTGAACAGAATGGACCCGCATGGATTTGCGCCCTACTCGGCAATATTCCACTCTGTCTCAGCTTTTTGTAATGCGGGATTCTCATTGTACTCAGACAGCCTTTCCTCATGGAAAGACAATGTAGGTATCAACGCTGTTTTCATGGCTCTCATTGTCTTGGGAGGTCTCGGATTTTATGTATTGATAGAGCTGTGGCAAAAGTTATGCGACTTTATACTTAAAAAGAAACGACCTATAGCAGCGCACCCTATTTCCTGGCAGACGCATGTGGTACTTGAAACTACCCTGATTTTGATCATTGCCGGAGCGGTGGCTATCTGGCTGGCGGAAAGCTTAAGAGTTCACGTAATACCAAATTTTGAAAGTAATGAACTGAGTGCCTTGTTCCAGTCTGTCACCTGCCGTACTGCAGGGTTCAACACGCTGGACATTTCCAACATGACTAATGTTTCACTTATTTTCATGATATTTCTAATGGTCATCGGAGGCTCCCCTGGATCTTGCGCCGGCGGGTTAAAAACAACGACCTTCCGTGCGTTATTCGCATTTGTGGTTGCCAAGATCAGGGGGAGAAGTCAGGTTCGCGTCGGCTGGTACGCTCTGACAGAAGACAGTATAAATAAATCCCTGACACTGATGGCACTTGCAGGAGTTATCCTCGGGATAGCAGTTATTCTGCTCAGCATAACTGAGGGCGGAAATATCCCGCATACTCAAGCCAGAGGACATTTTATTGAAATATTTTTTGAAACAGTCTCAGCATTTGCAACCGTGGGCCTTTCTACAGGGATCACCCCGAAGCTGACTTTTTCCGGTAAAATAATTATCATTTCACTGATGTTCGTTGGAAGACTCGGACCTGTATGGCTGCTTACGGCCATTAACAGCTGGCAGAAAGAACCGCGCTACAAATTACCGGAAGACGACCTTTCATTAGGTTAA
- the aroB gene encoding 3-dehydroquinate synthase, whose protein sequence is MPRVDVALKGEFDNSYEILVEDGVMDNLIPDLCSRKFGRTPVVICDENTRELFGLSLIEKLALENIDPLLLTVPAGEKSKSLDVFGSLLEAMLEAGITRQDVVVALGGGVVGDLSGYVAGSYMRGINFIQVPTTLLSQVDSAVGGKVAVNISGGKNYCGMFYQPKRVYSDISALSTLPEREILSGLGEVVKYGFIADRKFAEYLLDNADKILSLDKEVMSAVVARCCEIKADVVSRDEKEGGLRRILNYGHTVGHAIETFSGYKLSHGECVAHGMRIVARACNRAGMLSDSDLKLHQNVMDRLSLATGGLNIRPADIMELMKRDKKVKDGSVVMVALDKVGHAVISDDFPLEIIEAELNEMY, encoded by the coding sequence ATGCCGAGGGTCGATGTTGCGCTGAAAGGAGAGTTTGATAACTCTTATGAGATTTTAGTTGAAGACGGGGTGATGGATAATCTCATCCCGGATCTCTGTTCGCGGAAATTCGGTCGTACCCCCGTTGTTATATGTGATGAAAATACCCGTGAACTTTTCGGTCTTTCATTAATTGAGAAGCTTGCTCTTGAAAATATTGATCCGCTCCTGCTTACTGTCCCCGCCGGTGAGAAAAGCAAAAGTCTGGATGTTTTCGGGTCCCTGCTTGAAGCTATGCTCGAAGCAGGAATAACTCGTCAGGATGTTGTTGTTGCCCTTGGCGGCGGAGTCGTTGGCGATCTTTCCGGTTATGTTGCCGGAAGTTATATGCGCGGAATAAACTTTATTCAGGTGCCGACCACGCTTCTCTCACAGGTTGATTCTGCTGTAGGCGGAAAGGTGGCTGTAAATATTTCCGGCGGTAAAAATTATTGCGGAATGTTTTATCAGCCTAAGCGGGTTTATTCAGACATATCTGCACTGAGTACGTTACCGGAACGGGAAATTCTGAGCGGGCTTGGTGAAGTTGTAAAATACGGTTTTATCGCAGATAGGAAGTTTGCGGAATATCTGCTGGATAATGCTGACAAAATACTGTCGCTTGATAAGGAAGTTATGTCAGCCGTGGTTGCCCGTTGCTGTGAAATAAAAGCAGACGTGGTTTCCAGAGATGAAAAGGAAGGAGGACTTAGGCGTATACTCAATTACGGTCATACCGTAGGGCATGCTATTGAGACTTTTTCCGGATATAAACTGTCACACGGAGAGTGCGTAGCACACGGCATGAGAATTGTCGCCCGCGCCTGCAACCGGGCAGGAATGCTTTCTGATTCAGATCTAAAGCTGCACCAGAACGTGATGGACAGACTCTCTCTTGCAACTGGCGGCTTAAATATTCGTCCTGCCGATATCATGGAACTCATGAAGCGGGACAAGAAAGTAAAAGATGGATCAGTTGTGATGGTTGCTCTTGATAAGGTCGGGCATGCGGTCATCAGCGATGATTTCCCGCTTGAAATTATCGAGGCTGAGCTTAACGAAATGTACTGA
- a CDS encoding Hpt domain-containing protein — MSTGDRLLDIFQEETLERLDSLESGLLVLEKNTENGSHELINSIFRDAHSVKAGSNLLKLHNIEELSHTLENVLELIRSTDLVPTELMITACLEAVDKLRGLAGDIRESDSKSIRLQKMMLEVSLKRALNGDSEA, encoded by the coding sequence ATGAGTACAGGCGACAGATTACTAGATATATTCCAAGAAGAGACCTTGGAACGTCTCGACAGCTTGGAATCCGGGCTACTTGTTTTAGAAAAAAATACTGAGAATGGTTCTCATGAACTTATAAATTCTATTTTCCGAGATGCCCATTCCGTTAAAGCCGGTTCCAATTTATTAAAGCTTCATAATATTGAAGAACTTTCTCATACTCTTGAGAATGTTTTAGAATTGATACGCTCAACGGATCTTGTACCTACTGAACTTATGATAACAGCCTGCCTTGAAGCTGTGGATAAACTGCGCGGTCTTGCAGGGGATATTCGTGAGAGTGATTCAAAGAGTATCCGTTTGCAAAAAATGATGCTTGAAGTATCCCTCAAAAGAGCCCTTAACGGAGACTCCGAAGCCTAA
- a CDS encoding ATP-binding cassette domain-containing protein: MALMSVNNVSMSFGGPLLLDKASFQVQAGQRICIVGRNGEGKSTLLRLMSGDLTPDSGIISTQKGVTVARLSQKVPEVLNGTVFDVVAEGLGELGNALAKYHRVSTEVANGGDVSRLSEIEDIMEQHGGWNAMTTIEMVISRLSLDPETRFENLSGGLKRRVLLARALASTPDILLLDEPTNHLDIDSIAWLEEFILKHIKTLIFITHDRMFLRRIATRIIELDRGKLADWTCDYDTFLKRKEELLDAEEKTWSEFDKKLAREEVWIRQGIKARRTRNEGRVRELEKLRSERGKRRDRTGTAAIQIQEASRSGKIVAETEHAYFSWGTNPVFDDLNITILRGDRIGIIGPNGTGKTTLIQTLLGNLKLKSGKINLGTKLEISYFDQHREQLNPDATVRDSVADGNDVVTMGERTKHVMGYLKDFLFPAERANSKVRDLSGGERNRLLLARLFTRPSNLLIMDEPTNDLDAETLELLEDKLMEYPGTVIIVSHDRAFLNNVVTSTIVFEGNATVKEYVGGYDDWLRQKPKEEKENKPKTLKSVKVEQPSLASRPKKLSYKEQRELELLEEEMKILPAQIEKLEKEIKAIQELMLDSDFYRKSAQEMAKTTSKLQELESEHEKTFERWEEVEAKLAEYNS, from the coding sequence ATGGCCTTAATGAGTGTTAATAATGTTTCAATGTCGTTTGGCGGACCACTGCTTTTAGATAAAGCTTCGTTTCAAGTTCAGGCAGGACAGCGTATATGTATAGTAGGCAGAAACGGTGAAGGCAAATCTACACTGCTTAGGCTTATGAGCGGTGACTTGACTCCTGACAGCGGAATTATTTCAACCCAGAAAGGAGTCACTGTAGCCAGACTTTCACAGAAAGTGCCGGAAGTTCTTAACGGTACTGTCTTTGATGTAGTCGCAGAAGGACTTGGAGAACTGGGTAATGCACTGGCAAAATATCATCGCGTCAGCACAGAAGTTGCTAACGGCGGCGATGTTTCCAGACTTTCTGAAATTGAAGACATTATGGAACAGCATGGCGGCTGGAATGCCATGACCACGATTGAAATGGTCATATCCCGCCTCTCGCTTGACCCTGAAACACGCTTTGAAAACCTTTCCGGAGGACTGAAAAGGCGCGTACTCCTCGCTCGCGCACTAGCCAGCACCCCGGACATATTACTTCTTGACGAACCTACCAACCATCTGGATATCGACTCCATTGCATGGCTTGAAGAATTTATTTTAAAACATATCAAAACTCTAATTTTCATCACCCATGACCGGATGTTCCTGCGCCGGATTGCTACCCGCATTATTGAACTGGACCGCGGCAAACTTGCTGACTGGACCTGCGATTATGACACATTCTTAAAACGCAAAGAAGAACTGCTGGACGCCGAAGAAAAAACATGGTCCGAGTTCGATAAAAAACTTGCCAGAGAAGAAGTATGGATCAGGCAGGGAATTAAAGCCCGAAGGACCAGAAACGAAGGAAGAGTTCGTGAACTGGAAAAGTTACGCAGCGAGAGAGGTAAACGCCGCGACCGGACCGGAACCGCAGCGATTCAGATTCAGGAAGCGTCCCGTTCAGGTAAAATTGTGGCTGAAACGGAACATGCATATTTTTCATGGGGCACAAATCCTGTTTTCGATGATCTTAATATCACCATCCTGCGCGGGGACAGAATAGGAATTATCGGACCTAACGGAACCGGTAAAACAACACTTATTCAAACCCTGCTCGGTAACCTTAAACTCAAATCCGGTAAAATAAATTTAGGTACCAAACTTGAGATTTCATACTTTGACCAGCACAGGGAACAGCTTAACCCGGATGCGACAGTTCGCGACAGCGTTGCAGACGGCAATGATGTTGTTACAATGGGCGAACGCACTAAGCATGTTATGGGCTATCTTAAGGATTTCCTATTTCCGGCCGAACGCGCCAACAGCAAAGTAAGAGATCTTTCCGGCGGAGAAAGAAACCGTCTTCTGCTGGCCAGACTGTTCACACGTCCATCCAACCTGCTTATAATGGATGAACCGACAAACGACCTTGATGCTGAAACTCTGGAACTTCTTGAAGACAAATTGATGGAATACCCGGGAACTGTTATTATAGTCAGCCATGACCGTGCATTTTTGAATAACGTAGTGACAAGCACAATCGTTTTTGAAGGCAATGCCACGGTAAAAGAATATGTCGGCGGCTATGACGACTGGCTGAGACAAAAACCTAAAGAAGAAAAAGAGAATAAACCTAAAACGCTGAAATCTGTTAAGGTTGAGCAGCCGTCTCTTGCGAGTCGCCCAAAAAAACTCAGTTATAAAGAACAGCGTGAGCTGGAACTTCTTGAAGAAGAAATGAAAATTCTTCCGGCTCAGATCGAGAAGCTTGAAAAAGAGATCAAGGCAATACAGGAATTAATGCTCGATTCAGACTTTTATAGAAAATCGGCACAGGAAATGGCTAAAACCACATCCAAGCTGCAAGAACTCGAAAGCGAACATGAAAAGACTTTTGAACGCTGGGAAGAAGTTGAAGCCAAACTTGCCGAGTATAATTCTTAA
- a CDS encoding tetratricopeptide repeat protein gives MGSKSNFFKYTPPVQEENKKAPELVTVVSRKSDSGAKSQNKKYWLVRETPSEMFKLQEINLKNIPTGPAKLVSSEEFSSDYSLELDYWQKEVRPSMENLEKTVQRGENHRSRGELYSAEMEYSGALEVDEDNVRATFGLGLTYLAKGDIEKAQEIFSKVVQLESAFEVEHKHMFNDFGISMRKMGMYKEALQFYKRGLTLDSEDENLYFNIARTHFESGDWENCFRYLTMCLEKNRGVEEARKFCFYIIEKSTTDDDMLREFGSSEIGTKLRSDILSLLRKMQIAAGVDLDDAIEKTHQIRDRMLVIEEEERHTREIEKDLYNLDENNG, from the coding sequence ATGGGATCAAAAAGTAATTTTTTTAAATACACTCCTCCCGTACAGGAAGAGAATAAAAAGGCTCCGGAATTAGTAACTGTTGTTTCTCGTAAGTCGGACAGCGGCGCAAAGAGTCAAAATAAAAAGTATTGGCTCGTGCGTGAAACTCCGTCAGAGATGTTTAAACTGCAAGAGATTAATTTAAAAAATATTCCGACAGGTCCTGCTAAATTAGTTTCCAGCGAAGAATTTTCTTCTGATTATTCTCTGGAGCTCGATTATTGGCAAAAAGAAGTTCGTCCTTCTATGGAAAATTTAGAAAAGACCGTGCAGAGAGGTGAGAACCATAGATCGCGGGGAGAACTCTATAGCGCAGAAATGGAATATTCCGGTGCGCTTGAAGTTGACGAGGATAATGTCAGGGCAACTTTTGGACTCGGCCTTACTTATCTTGCAAAGGGAGATATCGAAAAAGCTCAGGAAATATTTTCTAAAGTTGTGCAGCTCGAATCTGCTTTTGAGGTGGAACATAAACATATGTTCAATGACTTCGGCATTTCTATGCGTAAAATGGGCATGTATAAAGAGGCGTTGCAGTTTTATAAACGAGGCTTAACTTTAGACAGTGAGGATGAAAATCTATATTTTAACATAGCCAGAACTCATTTTGAATCTGGCGACTGGGAAAATTGTTTTAGATATCTGACCATGTGTCTTGAGAAAAACAGAGGCGTAGAGGAAGCCCGCAAGTTCTGCTTCTATATTATAGAAAAAAGCACAACTGATGATGATATGCTCCGCGAATTCGGTTCGTCCGAGATAGGGACTAAACTCCGCAGTGACATCCTGTCTTTGCTGCGGAAAATGCAGATTGCTGCCGGAGTCGATCTTGATGACGCAATTGAAAAGACGCATCAGATACGGGACCGTATGCTCGTAATTGAAGAGGAGGAAAGGCACACTCGCGAAATTGAGAAAGATCTTTATAATTTAGATGAAAATAATGGATGA
- a CDS encoding glutaminyl-peptide cyclotransferase, protein MRKYYIIIHLAALLMILPVFAAKGYAGNNPHKAPTITCEIIRSLPHDESAYTQGFLYHDYYFYESTGKLGHSAIRKIEPESGTVRTEYKIDNALFGEGICLWNNEIFQLTWKSEKCFVYDLHSITRLAVFKYQGQGWGLTSDGDFLIQSDGSECLTLRDPHDFKKINKICITDGIKKIYRLNELEYADGVILCNVWHKDIIGAIDPANGKIIFWIDISTLRPLAGKNAEVANGIAWDKKNKRLFVTGKFWNKVFEIKFPPIKQITSDS, encoded by the coding sequence ATGCGCAAATACTATATAATTATCCATCTGGCAGCCCTTTTGATGATCTTGCCCGTTTTTGCGGCAAAAGGCTACGCTGGAAATAATCCACATAAAGCCCCCACAATAACGTGTGAAATTATAAGATCATTACCGCACGATGAGTCAGCATATACTCAAGGCTTTTTATATCATGACTACTATTTCTATGAAAGCACCGGCAAGCTCGGTCACTCTGCCATACGTAAAATTGAACCGGAAAGCGGGACTGTCCGCACAGAGTATAAAATTGACAACGCCCTTTTCGGAGAAGGAATATGTCTTTGGAATAACGAAATATTTCAACTTACATGGAAATCGGAAAAGTGCTTTGTGTACGATTTACATTCCATTACGCGCTTAGCCGTATTTAAATACCAAGGCCAAGGATGGGGGCTGACCTCTGATGGAGATTTTCTGATTCAAAGTGATGGATCTGAATGTTTGACCCTGCGTGACCCGCATGATTTCAAGAAAATAAACAAGATTTGCATTACTGACGGTATTAAAAAAATTTACCGCTTAAATGAACTGGAATATGCAGACGGAGTCATCCTTTGTAACGTATGGCACAAAGATATAATCGGAGCTATCGACCCGGCTAACGGTAAAATAATATTTTGGATCGATATTTCAACCCTTCGCCCCCTTGCCGGAAAAAATGCGGAAGTTGCCAATGGCATTGCGTGGGACAAAAAAAATAAACGCCTTTTCGTTACCGGAAAATTCTGGAACAAAGTTTTTGAAATTAAATTTCCCCCAATTAAACAAATTACATCTGACTCATAA
- a CDS encoding bifunctional 3-deoxy-7-phosphoheptulonate synthase/chorismate mutase type II, giving the protein MSVKLDIKGIDSWGFKHEGPFIIAGPCSAETREQVLETSRGVAKTGAHMLRAGIWKPRTRPNCFEGMGEEGLKWLVEAREETGLPISTETATPEHVELCLKYNVDLIWVGARTTVNPFAVQALADSLKGTDIPVLVKNPINPDVELWIGALERLNAAGVKKLGAIHRGFSSAKASEFRNDPNWKIFIELRRRCEGLPIICDPSHLCGKRELIPAVAQKALDLLFDGLMIESHIDPDKALSDSKQQFTPEDLGKVIAGLKVRYPAIEDEEFIHAIEGKRIRLDEIDETIVELLAERMAIGRTIGTLKREKGIALLQPAQWKKTVEKRTRAGVARGMDEHFMLRVFQYIHEESLRQQESTFAGDK; this is encoded by the coding sequence ATGAGTGTTAAACTTGATATTAAAGGTATTGATTCTTGGGGATTTAAACACGAAGGTCCTTTTATTATTGCAGGTCCTTGCAGTGCTGAAACCCGTGAACAGGTGCTTGAAACTTCTCGCGGCGTGGCTAAGACCGGAGCACATATGCTGCGGGCCGGTATCTGGAAACCTCGTACCCGTCCCAATTGTTTTGAAGGTATGGGCGAAGAAGGTCTTAAATGGCTGGTTGAAGCACGTGAAGAAACTGGACTCCCTATCTCCACTGAAACTGCAACTCCTGAACATGTAGAACTCTGCCTTAAGTATAATGTTGACCTTATCTGGGTGGGCGCAAGAACCACTGTTAACCCATTTGCTGTTCAGGCTCTTGCCGATTCCCTTAAGGGCACAGATATTCCGGTGCTTGTAAAAAATCCTATCAACCCTGATGTTGAACTTTGGATTGGAGCTCTCGAGCGTCTAAATGCTGCCGGAGTTAAAAAACTCGGTGCTATTCATCGCGGATTTTCTTCTGCAAAAGCTTCCGAGTTTCGTAATGATCCTAACTGGAAAATTTTTATTGAACTTCGCCGTCGTTGTGAAGGTTTGCCTATCATCTGTGATCCAAGCCATTTGTGTGGAAAAAGAGAACTTATCCCCGCTGTTGCACAGAAAGCACTCGATCTGCTTTTTGACGGTTTGATGATTGAATCTCATATTGATCCCGATAAAGCTTTAAGTGACAGCAAACAGCAGTTCACCCCTGAAGATCTGGGAAAAGTTATTGCCGGACTCAAGGTTCGTTATCCCGCTATTGAAGACGAAGAATTTATTCATGCAATTGAAGGAAAACGTATCAGACTTGATGAAATAGACGAAACTATCGTTGAACTTCTTGCTGAACGTATGGCAATAGGCCGTACAATCGGTACTCTCAAAAGAGAAAAAGGAATTGCTCTTCTGCAGCCTGCACAGTGGAAAAAAACTGTTGAAAAACGTACCCGTGCAGGTGTTGCCCGCGGTATGGACGAACATTTCATGCTTCGTGTTTTCCAGTACATTCATGAAGAATCATTGCGCCAGCAGGAATCAACTTTTGCCGGAGATAAATAA
- the metC gene encoding cystathionine beta-lyase: protein MKNIATKLVTGGKKEALQNINTINPPLHRASTVLFDCYADMQLDMQGKFEGIAYGTSGLAAQNAFEAAMAELEGAYRCKAFQSGINAIAMVLMAYTKQGDHVLICDNVYGPTRHFCTGFLSKYGVTADFLPSNIGPDISRFLKDETRLVFMESPGSNTFEIQDVPAIAKVCREKGVVSVIDNTWATPLYLNPFELGVDVSIQSATKYITGHSDILLGTVSTTEERWAEFKTCCHLFESFASQEDCYQALRGLRTLHVRLKHHEQSALDVAHWLTAHKAVDKVIHPALESHPEHELWKRDFKGSSGLFAFTLCDECENMDHSAFVDSLELFGIGYSWGGYKSLITGGKLKRNNFFAYEGKTIFRLNIGLEDVDDLKKDLEQGLAKLIS, encoded by the coding sequence GTGAAAAATATCGCAACAAAGTTAGTTACCGGGGGCAAAAAAGAAGCCCTTCAAAATATAAATACGATCAATCCTCCTTTGCACCGTGCTTCAACAGTGCTGTTTGACTGTTACGCAGATATGCAGCTGGATATGCAGGGTAAATTTGAAGGAATTGCATATGGAACCAGCGGGCTTGCCGCGCAGAATGCTTTTGAAGCGGCTATGGCAGAGCTTGAAGGTGCATATCGCTGCAAAGCTTTCCAGTCCGGTATCAATGCTATTGCTATGGTTCTGATGGCCTATACTAAACAGGGCGATCATGTTCTCATTTGCGATAATGTTTACGGTCCGACACGTCATTTCTGCACCGGATTTTTATCAAAGTACGGAGTTACAGCAGATTTTCTACCGTCAAATATCGGCCCGGATATCAGCAGGTTTTTAAAGGATGAAACCCGCCTGGTGTTCATGGAATCACCAGGATCAAATACTTTTGAAATTCAGGATGTTCCGGCCATTGCTAAGGTTTGCCGTGAGAAGGGAGTTGTCAGTGTTATTGATAACACATGGGCGACTCCGCTGTATCTCAACCCCTTTGAGCTTGGTGTGGATGTTTCCATACAGTCTGCCACAAAGTACATTACAGGCCATTCAGATATTCTGCTTGGAACAGTCTCAACTACTGAAGAAAGATGGGCGGAGTTCAAAACATGTTGTCATCTTTTTGAAAGTTTTGCTTCGCAGGAAGACTGCTATCAGGCTTTGCGTGGTCTTAGAACTCTTCATGTACGCCTTAAACACCATGAACAATCCGCGCTTGATGTTGCACACTGGCTGACAGCTCATAAAGCTGTAGATAAAGTCATACATCCTGCGCTTGAAAGTCATCCTGAGCACGAACTTTGGAAGCGCGATTTTAAAGGCTCGAGCGGACTTTTCGCATTTACTCTTTGTGATGAATGCGAAAATATGGATCATTCCGCCTTTGTAGACAGCCTTGAGCTCTTCGGTATCGGTTACAGCTGGGGTGGGTATAAAAGCCTTATTACAGGTGGGAAATTGAAAAGAAATAATTTCTTTGCATACGAAGGAAAAACTATTTTCAGACTTAATATCGGGCTGGAAGACGTAGATGATTTGAAAAAAGATTTAGAGCAGGGACTTGCTAAGTTGATTAGTTAA